A DNA window from Daucus carota subsp. sativus chromosome 3, DH1 v3.0, whole genome shotgun sequence contains the following coding sequences:
- the LOC108212805 gene encoding uncharacterized protein LOC108212805, with translation MPNSHVQCTLIILVALLHGALSITYNVTDVVPNTPGGIRFEKEIGVDYSRQEMGTINQFIYKLFDQENNPGDRRPQDFVQLYIDVHADNATAVTSLGNIINMSSIFIQDYEGDVKWGFTSILYHEMTHVFQWLPNDAPVGLIEGIADYTMLKANYFPPGLAKPGDGDRWDQGYDVTARFLEYCESLLETFVAQLNKKMKDSYNDSYFVDLLGKPVDTLWNEYKQKYHHDPKVARSL, from the coding sequence ATGCCTAATTCACATGTTCAATGCACACTAATAATTCTAGTAGCATTATTACATGGGGCACTATCCATTACCTATAATGTAACCGATGTGGTGCCAAACACTCCCGGAGGAATCAGATTTGAGAAAGAAATTGGAGTTGATTACAGTAGACAAGAAATGGGGACTATCAACCAATTCATATACAAGCTTTTTGATCAAGAAAACAATCCTGGTGATAGAAGACCGCAAGACTTTGTACAACTATACATTGACGTACATGCTGACAATGCTACAGCGGTCACATCACTTGGAAACATCATAAATATGAGCTCAATTTTTATTCAAGACTATGAAGGCGATGTGAAGTGGGGTTTTACTTCTATTCTTTACCATGAAATGACACATGTTTTCCAATGGTTACCAAATGATGCACCAGTTGGATTAATAGAAGGGATAGCTGATTACACCATGCTCAAAGCCAATTATTTTCCACCCGGACTAGCCAAACCAGGAGATGGTGATAGGTGGGATCAAGGTTACGATGTTACAGCACGATTTCTTGAATATTGTGAAAGCTTGTTAGAAACATTTGTGGCACAACTTAACAAAAAGATGAAGGATTCTTACAATGACAGTTATTTTGTAGATTTGTTGGGAAAACCAGTTGATACATTATGGAATGAATACAAACAAAAATACCACCATGATCCAAAGGTGGCCCGAAGTctgtaa